From Geotalea uraniireducens Rf4:
CTTGTCGATTTTTTTGCCGATGTAACGGTGCGACAACAGGTCCACCATCCGCTGATAGGAGGCGGCATCGGCAAGCAATGTGGTGATATCCTTAAAAATAATGCCCTTTTTAGGGAAATCCGGGATGTCTCTTATGATGTTTTTCAACTCATCCATATGCTCTCCTTAATTGCCGGGATAATTATTACGCGCTGCCACTTCCGTAGCTTCAAGTATTTTTCTGAGCTTTTCCAAGGATTTTGCTTCGATCTGGCGAATCCTCTCCCTGGTAACCCCGAAGCTGCGGCCTATGGTGTCCAGCGTCTGGGGGTCCTTGTCATCGAGGCCGAAACGGAGGGTCAGAATTCTTTTTTCGCTATCCGAAAGCGTTTCAAACCACTTTGAAACCATCTCATATCTGTTCACGTCTTCCAGAAGCTCTGCAGGTGATACGGTGGATGTATCCTCAATGGTATCAATCAGGAAGTAATCGTTGTTTTCCCCCATCGGCCGCTCAATGGAGTAGGTTTTTTTCAGCAAGACCATGAGTCTCCGTATGTAGGCGGAGTTAACATCCATTGCTGTCGCCACTTCTTTGATCGACGGCTCGCGGTTCACCTTTTGCACCAGTTCCCTGGTTATCCTGAGCATCTTGTTGATGTCATCGGAAACATGTACCGGTAATCTGATGGTCCGTGATTGATTAACCAGCGCTCGCTCTATGGACTGCCTGATCCACCATGTTGCGTAGGTGGAAAAACGGCATTCCTTGGAGAGTTTGAAGCGCTCCACAGCCTTGATCAACCCCATGTTCCCCTCTTCGATCAGATCGAGAAAGGGGAGGCCACGGTTTATGTAGCGCTTGGCAATCTTTACCACCAACCGGAGGTTGGATTCGATCATCTTGTCGCGAGCAGCCTTCTCACCCTTGTCGATACGCGCTGCCAGCTCTTTTTCCTCATCGGCGGTAAGAAGTTTTGTTTTCTGGATCTCCCGCAGATAAAGCTTTATGGCGTCATCGAAATGTTCGACAACAGCAACCTTTATCTCTTCTTCCTCAACCTCCTCAGCCTCCTCAACCTCTTCTACGCTCCCAAGCTCGACTGCATCAGGCTCAAGTTCAGGCTCTATGAAGATATCGAGATCTTTATGCTGTTCGTCTCCGGCAAAATCTTCTATCAAATCATCATTGTCCATGGCAACCTCTCGTAAAGGTATGGGTTCACTTCAGGAATCGTCTCAAAAGGCATTCTTCAGAAAGGACATAATGCGATCCAATCAATCTTCACCACTCCAACCGTACCTGCCGATCAGCTTGACAAAACGGCAGCCTATCGAATCTTCCCGCGAAACGGCCCCGTTCTCCCCCTTGGTAATTCTGACCAGGGTCTGTTCCGACTGGTTTCCAACCGGAATTACCAGCTTTCCACCGACAGCCAACTGGTCTATAAGGTGCATCGGCACATCCGGCGCACCAGCAGTAACAAGTATCGCGTCAAAGGGGGCTTCTGACGCCCATCCATCGGTACCGTCGCCGATTTTCAGATTGACGTTCAAGTATCCCAGACTGTCCAGCGCCTTGCGGGCACGCAAAGCCAGCGGACGTATCCTCTCGACGGTATAAACCCTGTCGGCAAGCTCTGCAAGAATCGCCGCCTGATAACCGGAACCGGTCCCGAGTTCCAGGACCTTTTCCTTGCCCGTCAGCTGCAACATCCCGGACATCAATGCTACCATGTATGGCTGGGAAATGGTCTGCTTTTCCCCGATCGGCAGAGATGAATCGCTATAGGCCTGGGCCGACATCGCCTCTTCGACGAAAATATGGCGGGGGACCTTGAGCATCGCATCAATCACACGCCGATCTTTAATACCACGTGCAACGATCTGGTTTTCCACCATTCGTCTTCGTGCGATGTCCAGGTTAATCATATACATTGACCCCTAAAGTGGATAAATATAGCAAACAGAAGCGTAAAAGTCCAGTATCAGGTCAAATCCCATCTTTTCAGAGCTGCAAGTGAATTATAATTAGTGAGGTCAAGATGGAGTGGGGTTATGGAAATATGCCCGCGGGAAACGGCATTGTAGTCACTCCCCTCGATATCGCTAAAATTCAGATCTACGGTTCCTATCCAATAATAGCTGCGACCACGCGGATCGACCTTGTCAACGATCGTCCCTTCATAGGACCTCTTCCCCTGAGTGGTAATAACGGGATGACGTAACTGCTCCGCCGGCAAATCCGGCACGTTGACGTTCAAAAAAGTATCATCAGGCAACCCTTCCCTGCTGACGATGCCGGCCAGCTTGACGACAAAAGCCGCGGCCGCAGAGTAATTACCCCCATCA
This genomic window contains:
- a CDS encoding protein-L-isoaspartate(D-aspartate) O-methyltransferase; this translates as MNLDIARRRMVENQIVARGIKDRRVIDAMLKVPRHIFVEEAMSAQAYSDSSLPIGEKQTISQPYMVALMSGMLQLTGKEKVLELGTGSGYQAAILAELADRVYTVERIRPLALRARKALDSLGYLNVNLKIGDGTDGWASEAPFDAILVTAGAPDVPMHLIDQLAVGGKLVIPVGNQSEQTLVRITKGENGAVSREDSIGCRFVKLIGRYGWSGED
- a CDS encoding sigma-70 family RNA polymerase sigma factor; amino-acid sequence: MDNDDLIEDFAGDEQHKDLDIFIEPELEPDAVELGSVEEVEEAEEVEEEEIKVAVVEHFDDAIKLYLREIQKTKLLTADEEKELAARIDKGEKAARDKMIESNLRLVVKIAKRYINRGLPFLDLIEEGNMGLIKAVERFKLSKECRFSTYATWWIRQSIERALVNQSRTIRLPVHVSDDINKMLRITRELVQKVNREPSIKEVATAMDVNSAYIRRLMVLLKKTYSIERPMGENNDYFLIDTIEDTSTVSPAELLEDVNRYEMVSKWFETLSDSEKRILTLRFGLDDKDPQTLDTIGRSFGVTRERIRQIEAKSLEKLRKILEATEVAARNNYPGN